From a region of the Arvicanthis niloticus isolate mArvNil1 chromosome 6, mArvNil1.pat.X, whole genome shotgun sequence genome:
- the C6H17orf100 gene encoding uncharacterized protein C17orf100 homolog: protein MASPLRSKSSAPRVESTRHKETSTVRVETSSHREETSSHRVETSSRQVRTSSRQVETSQRHREGPSLTPSTKRLPQFLEVSSQHVETSSQCTETSSRHVRASSSLRVETTVHRVESPAKRDKQASRQSARMAR from the coding sequence ATGGCCTCGCCCCTTAGGAGCAAGTCCTCCGCCCCGCGAGTGGAAAGCACCCGCCACAAGGAGACATCGACTGTCCGCGTAGAGACTTCGTCCCACCGCGAGGAAACGTCATCCCACCGCGTGGAGACGTCCTCCCGGCAGGTTCGAACGTCTTCGCGGCAGGTAGAGACCTCCCAGCGCCACCGAGAGGGgccctccctcaccccctccaCGAAGCGACTCCCTCAATTCCTCGAGGTGTCCTCCCAGCACGTGGAAACCTCCTCGCAGTGCACGGAAACGTCCTCTCGCCACGTCAGGGCGTCGTCATCCCTGCGGGTGGAGACTACTGTGCACCGTGTAGAAAGCCCAGCCAAGCGAGACAAGCAAGCCTCTCGGCAGAGTGCCAGAATGGCTCGATGA
- the Med31 gene encoding mediator of RNA polymerase II transcription subunit 31 isoform X1, translated as MAAAVAMETDDAGNRLRFQLELEFVQCLANPNYLNFLAQRGYFKDKAFVNYLKYLLYWKEPEYAKYLKYPQCLHMLELLQYEHFRKELVNAQCAKFIDEQQILHWQHYSRKRMRLQQALAEQQQQNNTAGK; from the exons ATGGCCGCGGCCGTCGCTATGGAGACAG ATGATGCTGGAAATCGACTTCGGTTTCAGTTGGAGTTGGAATTTGTGCAATGTTTAGCCAACCCAAATTACCTTAATT tTCTTGCCCAAAGAGGTTACTTCAAAGACAAAGCTTTTGTTAATTATCTTAAGTACTTGCTTTACTGGAAAGAACCAGAATATGCCAAATATCTAAA GTACCCTCAGTGTTTACATATGTTAGAACTGCTCCAGTATGAACACTTTCGAAAGGAGCTGGTGAATGCTCAGTGTGCGAAATTCATTGACGAACAGCAGATTCTACACTGGCAGCACTATTCGAGGAAGCGGATGCGTCTTCAGCAAGCCCTGGCAGAGCAGCAACAGCAGAATAACACAGCAGGAAAATGA
- the Med31 gene encoding mediator of RNA polymerase II transcription subunit 31 isoform X3: MAAAVAMETVLAQRGYFKDKAFVNYLKYLLYWKEPEYAKYLKYPQCLHMLELLQYEHFRKELVNAQCAKFIDEQQILHWQHYSRKRMRLQQALAEQQQQNNTAGK, encoded by the exons ATGGCCGCGGCCGTCGCTATGGAGACAG tTCTTGCCCAAAGAGGTTACTTCAAAGACAAAGCTTTTGTTAATTATCTTAAGTACTTGCTTTACTGGAAAGAACCAGAATATGCCAAATATCTAAA GTACCCTCAGTGTTTACATATGTTAGAACTGCTCCAGTATGAACACTTTCGAAAGGAGCTGGTGAATGCTCAGTGTGCGAAATTCATTGACGAACAGCAGATTCTACACTGGCAGCACTATTCGAGGAAGCGGATGCGTCTTCAGCAAGCCCTGGCAGAGCAGCAACAGCAGAATAACACAGCAGGAAAATGA
- the Med31 gene encoding mediator of RNA polymerase II transcription subunit 31 isoform X2 — protein sequence MAYDAGNRLRFQLELEFVQCLANPNYLNFLAQRGYFKDKAFVNYLKYLLYWKEPEYAKYLKYPQCLHMLELLQYEHFRKELVNAQCAKFIDEQQILHWQHYSRKRMRLQQALAEQQQQNNTAGK from the exons ATGGCCT ATGATGCTGGAAATCGACTTCGGTTTCAGTTGGAGTTGGAATTTGTGCAATGTTTAGCCAACCCAAATTACCTTAATT tTCTTGCCCAAAGAGGTTACTTCAAAGACAAAGCTTTTGTTAATTATCTTAAGTACTTGCTTTACTGGAAAGAACCAGAATATGCCAAATATCTAAA GTACCCTCAGTGTTTACATATGTTAGAACTGCTCCAGTATGAACACTTTCGAAAGGAGCTGGTGAATGCTCAGTGTGCGAAATTCATTGACGAACAGCAGATTCTACACTGGCAGCACTATTCGAGGAAGCGGATGCGTCTTCAGCAAGCCCTGGCAGAGCAGCAACAGCAGAATAACACAGCAGGAAAATGA